The nucleotide sequence TGGAAGGGTGGACCTGAGGGCCGTCAGTCACAGTAGACCGCTCTCTGGCTGTTTAGGGTCTACGTCGCCCCAGTAAGGCAGGATGAAGGGCAACTCCTCCACCCTGCTCTTCAACAGCATCCACAGATGCTGTGACACAAACTGGTTCCCCTTCTCAGAGAGATGGAGCCCGTCTGAGAGGTAGCTTGTGAAGTCCTGCGGGAAAGAGAAAATTGTTTTCAATTACTGACATATTGATACTGCACTATTTGTTTGCTGATAAAGTTACATAGCTACTACCAAAAATCACTATATTAGTGTTACATGACTAGAGTTAAGGCTGGGGTTTAATCCGATAGTGCCTTGTCAGCAATGTACTTTtcaaaggcaatgttcccgccgAGGTTCATCATATACGCTTGCTTATGTTGGGCTCGATCGAAAATTACCTTGAAATGGTGCATTGTCCAAAAAGCTGAGCAACATCAAAATGACAAGTATTCCATTGGttgtctcacctgtccatcttTCTGCATGAGAGTCCAGAGGTCCAGCACGTCTGCCCCACACTGACCTGCAGCCTGCACACAGGCCTGGGCATACTGGCCAGCCACAGAGTTGAGACGGTTCAGAGCACTACCTGAAAACGGGAGAGAACAGACATATAGAAGCCAAATAGAACTACAGCACCACAAACACTACAGCATTCAAGTCCtcaaaatgaaataatctgtttgaGGCCATCAGGCCAATGTTATGTGATTGCTCAGGAGCAAGAATTAGGACTTGTCTTCAGTGTATCTGGTGGGTGTGTGTTCTTTAACCTTTCAGGACACACTCCTTCTCCCAGGCTGGCTCATGCAGAGGTGGAGGAGTGATGAAGATGACCTTGTCTGcagacacacccacagacactATGTGTTTGACAATGTCCTTCAGGTTCTCGGAGTACTCCTGCAATGGGATGTGCTGCTGTGGGTTCTTATCTAAAGAAAGAATGAGACAATATCATATCTCCTAATGTTGGCAACAGCAGTGTTCGTCAATCATGGTTCTAAGGAACACAAAGGGTGTGCAGGATTTTGTGCCCGCCCAGCACTTGGCTAGAGAGTAACAGGTTGCACTTTCCCTACCTTCTAGAGCACAGTCGTTGGCACCAAAGAAGACCGTGACAGCAGCTATGTGGTTGCTTGAAGCACTTTCCTTGGAGATGAGGCAAGGCAAGACAATCTTTGCCCACCTGGAGTTGTAGCCTGACAACCCTCTGTTCACAACGTCACATTTTCTAGTGGAAAAAAGTGACATTGTTTGATCAATTTGGCCCAATTTAGCACACATCAAAAGgcattactacagtatatcctaccCTATTCTCAGAGCAGGAAGTTGCccctaaccactgatacagggtTTATATCAGTGGTGGTTGGTGCCGTTtaaagatgagggaggatgattatTTGTTTTATGAGcacggccttatttctattacagcatattggatgactcattcatattccattcacccagttcaatgtaacatcaataggttaaggccactacatgatactaacattttccctatacccatcatgaggttgggGTCGAGAGAATCGAGAGATTCTTCTCTTCAGGTCGAgagaattttgagtaatcaaggtgacagacagtgacacgtTCAATACAGCcccactcttgcctgcatctagctgatctcgGGTGTAATTATTATTCCAACAATTGTAAATGAGAGTTTCTATAAGACAAATGTGGGTATGGTTATCCCTGTTTAGTGCAACAGAATCGGcgcaatgaatacacccctgatcacacgcaaacacagttcactttcatagcagccacatacaaacagctcg is from Salvelinus namaycush isolate Seneca chromosome 28, SaNama_1.0, whole genome shotgun sequence and encodes:
- the iah1 gene encoding isoamyl acetate-hydrolyzing esterase 1 homolog, encoding MSEIKSIIWPKVILFGDSITQFSFQPNGWGSEIANQLARKCDVVNRGLSGYNSRWAKIVLPCLISKESASSNHIAAVTVFFGANDCALEDKNPQQHIPLQEYSENLKDIVKHIVSVGVSADKVIFITPPPLHEPAWEKECVLKGSALNRLNSVAGQYAQACVQAAGQCGADVLDLWTLMQKDGQDFTSYLSDGLHLSEKGNQFVSQHLWMLLKSRVEELPFILPYWGDVDPKQPESGLL